A region from the Desulfomarina profundi genome encodes:
- a CDS encoding response regulator, whose translation MHDGTHDSANLPDSDFPILLTSLITGLRSVSSRKELSGFLHREFFPKLSQLSTEIYYPNLSTGLFSPISSATANRKRTPVAIPSTHSYFPARLKKGEIAEHHGMNKRPPFFASTGNFSHLLFPVMDEGKPIALLYFGSREKQSFSTQFLSLLQPIAASIGSCLHDLAIIQNLQISLDSLEYSEKLKTSLYTISEQAQSLEKIEHFYISLHHAIGRLIHAPNFIIALMEKNGETGTINFPYFADAYDKQSQGQTVDMNEHSLIVHMIENRKPLLLTPDNFDRVCKKNRISFSGNMPHSWLGAPFYLTEKTGAVIVQSYQNIIYTEKDKAIMAHVAQHVGDTLNRRLALEELKIAKAQAEKAEKNKSTFLANMSHEIRTPMNGIIGMTELVLDMDLSPRQRSYLTMVHTSAERLLELINDILDFSKIEAGKLQLDLKPFKFRDTIADAMETLALEAAEKNINLVINCDPSIPMVLYGDAGRLCQILINLLHNGLKFTESGSISLTISRAENFTATGGQLSLHFQVSDTGIGIPSEKLNTIFKPFSQINTTRDSNKKGTGLGLVIAAELIELMGGNIRVKSRPGTGTTFSFTACFQTCPDERKKGRLPTEPADPLPQLQNRPCTILLVEDEYINRTLAVTLLQRDNWQITTAENGREALEHLEKNSFDLILMDIQMPELDGYETTRIIRKNEKTTGDHIPIIAMTAYAVKGDRQKCLGAGMDGYISKPIKADRLRAEIAAILKDRIAMTFDH comes from the coding sequence ATGCATGATGGCACCCATGACAGCGCAAATCTTCCCGATTCCGATTTTCCAATACTGCTTACAAGCCTGATTACAGGCCTGAGGTCTGTTTCATCCAGGAAAGAACTATCCGGTTTTCTTCACAGGGAATTTTTTCCGAAGTTGAGTCAATTGTCGACAGAAATCTACTATCCCAACCTCTCCACCGGGCTCTTTTCTCCGATTTCTTCAGCTACCGCCAATCGGAAGCGTACACCTGTTGCAATACCTTCAACCCACAGCTATTTTCCGGCCAGGCTCAAAAAAGGAGAAATTGCAGAGCACCATGGAATGAATAAAAGACCACCGTTTTTTGCCTCAACGGGAAATTTTTCCCATCTGCTTTTCCCGGTTATGGACGAGGGAAAACCAATCGCCCTGCTCTACTTCGGCAGTCGTGAAAAACAGTCATTTTCAACACAATTTCTCTCGCTTCTGCAGCCAATTGCCGCAAGCATCGGTTCATGTCTGCACGATCTTGCCATCATTCAAAATCTGCAGATATCCCTTGACTCCCTGGAATACTCCGAAAAACTGAAAACCTCCCTTTACACAATCAGTGAGCAGGCGCAAAGTCTGGAAAAAATAGAGCATTTTTATATTTCTCTCCATCATGCAATTGGCCGCCTGATCCATGCTCCCAATTTTATTATTGCCCTGATGGAAAAAAATGGAGAAACCGGAACCATCAATTTTCCCTATTTTGCTGATGCTTATGACAAACAGTCCCAGGGACAGACGGTTGATATGAACGAGCATTCCCTCATCGTTCATATGATAGAAAATCGAAAGCCTCTACTTCTCACTCCGGACAATTTTGACCGTGTATGCAAAAAAAACAGGATCAGTTTTTCCGGGAACATGCCACATTCCTGGCTGGGGGCTCCTTTTTATCTGACAGAAAAAACGGGTGCGGTAATAGTCCAGAGTTATCAAAACATTATCTACACTGAAAAAGACAAGGCCATCATGGCCCATGTGGCCCAGCACGTGGGGGACACACTGAACCGCAGGCTTGCCCTGGAGGAGCTAAAAATTGCCAAGGCACAGGCGGAAAAGGCGGAAAAAAACAAATCCACTTTTCTGGCCAACATGAGCCATGAAATCCGTACTCCGATGAACGGAATTATAGGCATGACGGAACTGGTCCTTGATATGGACCTTTCACCCCGCCAGAGAAGTTATCTGACAATGGTCCACACTTCAGCTGAAAGACTCCTCGAACTGATCAACGATATCCTCGATTTTTCCAAAATTGAAGCCGGCAAACTCCAGCTTGACCTGAAACCTTTCAAGTTTCGTGATACCATAGCCGACGCCATGGAAACCCTGGCCCTTGAAGCCGCTGAAAAAAATATAAACCTGGTGATCAACTGTGATCCTTCCATCCCCATGGTCCTCTATGGAGATGCGGGCAGACTTTGCCAGATACTCATCAACCTGCTCCATAACGGTTTGAAATTTACTGAATCCGGTTCAATTTCACTCACCATCAGCAGAGCTGAGAACTTCACTGCAACCGGTGGACAGCTCTCTCTTCATTTCCAGGTTTCGGATACCGGAATAGGCATCCCTTCAGAAAAGCTGAACACAATCTTCAAACCGTTCAGTCAGATCAACACTACACGAGATTCCAACAAGAAAGGAACCGGTCTTGGCCTGGTCATTGCGGCAGAGCTGATAGAGCTCATGGGAGGAAATATCCGGGTAAAAAGTCGCCCGGGAACAGGTACCACATTCTCTTTCACAGCTTGTTTTCAGACGTGCCCGGATGAAAGAAAAAAGGGCAGACTCCCAACAGAACCGGCTGACCCACTCCCACAGCTTCAAAACAGACCATGCACTATTCTCCTGGTTGAAGATGAATATATCAACCGGACCCTGGCGGTTACCCTTCTCCAACGGGACAACTGGCAGATCACTACGGCGGAAAACGGCAGGGAAGCCCTTGAACATCTCGAAAAAAACAGTTTTGACCTTATTCTCATGGATATCCAGATGCCAGAACTCGATGGCTATGAGACCACAAGAATAATACGTAAAAATGAAAAGACCACGGGAGACCATATCCCGATTATCGCCATGACGGCTTATGCTGTAAAAGGCGACCGACAGAAATGTCTTGGCGCAGGAATGGACGGATATATCTCAAAACCCATCAAAGCGGATCGTCTACGAGCGGAAATAGCTGCTATTTTAAAGGATCGCATTGCAATGACTTTTGATCATTGA
- a CDS encoding bacteriohemerythrin has protein sequence MPLIKWRDSYSVGVEQFDNEHKILVDLINEMFIVVRDKKSVDHLAYAIDQLIEYTQNHFSSEEEALAQVNYPDLDAHKDMHGRLIKDVQKHKKRIENNDRQERTDFYHFLRDWLLTHIVEEDMLYKNYFS, from the coding sequence GTGCCACTCATCAAATGGAGAGATTCTTATTCTGTAGGTGTTGAACAATTTGATAATGAACATAAAATACTTGTTGACCTTATAAATGAAATGTTCATCGTTGTTCGGGATAAAAAAAGTGTTGACCATCTGGCATACGCAATAGATCAATTGATAGAATACACTCAAAATCATTTCAGTTCAGAAGAAGAAGCATTGGCACAGGTTAATTATCCGGATCTGGATGCCCATAAGGATATGCACGGTAGACTGATAAAAGATGTACAGAAGCATAAAAAACGTATAGAAAACAATGATAGACAGGAAAGAACAGATTTTTACCATTTTTTAAGGGATTGGCTTCTTACCCATATTGTTGAAGAGGATATGCTTTATAAAAACTATTTCTCCTGA
- a CDS encoding TonB-dependent receptor, with amino-acid sequence MSYSYLNNRLSSSATNKTDKIHIHRLQFHASYRFSEKLNLNSHFYWNSEVSLGNTRTPEYIRMDLGFRYQLSETIKLSLTGQNLLDDTHREIDDTVFPFSNTGIPRTVLLNFTINL; translated from the coding sequence ATGTCATACAGCTACCTGAACAACAGGCTCTCCTCTTCAGCCACGAACAAGACAGATAAAATTCATATCCACAGGCTTCAGTTTCACGCAAGTTACAGATTCTCAGAAAAACTCAACCTGAACAGCCATTTTTACTGGAACAGTGAAGTGAGTCTCGGCAATACCAGGACACCGGAATATATACGAATGGACCTGGGCTTCCGTTACCAGCTGTCCGAAACCATAAAACTCTCACTGACAGGACAAAATCTTCTTGATGATACCCATCGGGAAATAGACGATACTGTTTTTCCATTTTCCAATACCGGGATTCCCCGAACAGTTTTACTTAACTTCACTATCAATTTATAA
- a CDS encoding diguanylate cyclase, translating to MLRQLVNIDGLTNLANRRYFDVCLENEIKRNRRTNRYFSLILGDIDFFKLYNDHFGHLKGDECLKVVAGVIKNKSGRPGDLPARYGGEEFAVILPDTDIIGSKNVAESIRLRVQGLKLPHPASPTADTVSISLGVASFPPADTTAFTGKDIILRADKALYKAKSLGRNRIVHFFDY from the coding sequence ATGTTGCGACAACTGGTTAATATTGATGGGTTAACCAACCTTGCCAATAGAAGATATTTTGATGTCTGCCTTGAAAATGAAATAAAACGAAACAGGAGAACAAACAGGTATTTCTCTCTTATACTCGGCGATATTGATTTTTTTAAGCTCTATAATGACCACTTCGGGCATCTCAAGGGAGATGAATGCCTCAAGGTCGTGGCCGGTGTCATTAAAAATAAAAGTGGCCGCCCGGGAGACCTGCCGGCAAGATATGGAGGTGAGGAGTTTGCTGTGATCCTCCCTGATACTGATATCATCGGTTCAAAAAATGTTGCGGAATCAATTCGTCTTAGAGTTCAGGGACTCAAACTTCCTCATCCTGCCTCACCGACTGCTGATACGGTTTCAATTTCCCTGGGAGTGGCCAGTTTTCCCCCCGCTGATACTACAGCTTTTACAGGAAAAGACATCATTCTCCGTGCCGACAAGGCCCTTTACAAAGCAAAAAGTCTCGGCCGAAACCGAATAGTTCATTTTTTCGATTATTAG
- a CDS encoding TonB-dependent receptor, whose protein sequence is MKKTTQTVLALWFLATPSLGLADQGEQAGKTPETTLAEVVVTATRSEEAINKIPAKMEVINSQEIQLTTGETITEQLKKNASIGVIEYPGALAGIGIRGFRPEFSGITKHSLILINGRPAGATNLAGILADNIEKIEVLKGPASSLYGAEAMGGVINIITKKNMDNLTGMAELGFGSFQTNFQKAAIGGGLGKILDFDLSARRFDQVDDFDMGNGKTRANTSYRTQNGTLRLGADLGESWRMDVSGDLYQGRDIELPGDTFDGDNKSGHKDIDRYGVDINVGGELGKNNQLSFTAYKTNETSESYKHYAGWFVPVQVTPYRSYDSEIDWFGFQVKDEYTWGAHHFIAGFDYQGIDKESRSYYQSGTRKAPYSPNESRENIAGYLEAIWKFFGERFTATAGGRYDTFDVETKTTPYKTDFTPNSETFSTFSPRAGLNYLFDQGIRLHTTIGKAFVPPTAAQLAGYSERIVGSVTMITRGNSSLDPETSITYDFGAGYELPEWGLSMDITYFHTDVDDKISTVTQGFTTTYENSLSAEMDGIETELSFDLGAPLEWNRTISFYVNSTSILKAEEEQPGGTMKDIHNVADYTINYGILYDDGIFDGKLHFRSQGKMKDTDWNAPGYPETEYPSFTVVDLVLGTTIRDHHRLSLKIDNMFDKDYYEKKGFPKPGRAFYLSYTYSF, encoded by the coding sequence ATGAAGAAAACTACCCAAACTGTTCTTGCCCTGTGGTTCCTTGCCACCCCTTCACTCGGCCTGGCGGACCAGGGAGAACAGGCAGGCAAGACACCAGAAACAACCCTTGCTGAAGTAGTGGTAACTGCAACCAGAAGCGAAGAGGCCATTAACAAGATTCCTGCCAAGATGGAAGTTATCAACTCCCAGGAAATTCAGTTGACAACCGGAGAAACCATTACAGAACAACTGAAAAAGAATGCTTCAATCGGTGTTATAGAATACCCGGGTGCTCTTGCCGGTATTGGTATCCGCGGTTTCAGACCGGAATTTTCGGGCATCACTAAACACTCCCTGATCCTCATCAACGGCCGCCCGGCAGGAGCAACCAACCTCGCCGGAATCCTTGCAGATAATATTGAAAAAATAGAAGTGCTGAAAGGCCCGGCTTCGTCCCTTTACGGGGCTGAGGCCATGGGTGGCGTTATCAATATCATAACCAAAAAAAATATGGACAACCTGACCGGCATGGCAGAACTTGGTTTCGGTTCCTTCCAGACCAATTTTCAGAAAGCAGCCATTGGGGGTGGGCTGGGTAAAATCCTGGATTTTGATCTTTCGGCCAGGCGCTTTGACCAGGTTGATGATTTTGATATGGGCAATGGCAAAACCAGGGCCAACACCAGCTATAGAACCCAGAACGGCACCCTGCGACTGGGAGCCGATCTCGGGGAATCATGGAGAATGGACGTAAGTGGTGACCTCTACCAGGGCCGTGATATCGAGCTTCCCGGTGACACCTTTGACGGTGACAACAAATCAGGCCACAAAGACATTGACCGCTATGGTGTGGATATAAATGTCGGTGGAGAACTGGGGAAAAACAACCAGCTCTCTTTCACCGCCTATAAAACCAACGAAACCTCTGAATCCTATAAACATTATGCAGGCTGGTTTGTTCCGGTTCAGGTAACACCTTACCGCAGCTATGATTCGGAGATCGACTGGTTCGGTTTCCAGGTTAAAGATGAATATACCTGGGGTGCCCACCACTTCATCGCCGGTTTTGATTACCAAGGCATTGACAAAGAGAGCAGGAGCTACTATCAGAGTGGTACAAGGAAGGCTCCCTACTCACCAAATGAAAGCCGGGAGAATATTGCCGGTTACCTGGAGGCCATCTGGAAATTTTTTGGAGAAAGATTCACCGCAACCGCTGGTGGTCGATATGACACCTTTGATGTTGAGACAAAGACCACTCCCTATAAAACCGACTTCACTCCCAACTCTGAAACATTTTCCACCTTCAGCCCCCGGGCAGGCCTTAACTATCTGTTTGACCAGGGTATCCGTCTGCACACTACCATCGGTAAGGCCTTTGTTCCTCCGACCGCAGCCCAGCTCGCAGGGTATTCCGAGCGTATTGTAGGGAGTGTCACCATGATCACCAGGGGAAACAGCTCACTTGACCCGGAAACCTCCATCACCTACGATTTCGGTGCGGGATATGAATTGCCCGAATGGGGACTTTCCATGGACATCACCTATTTCCATACAGATGTGGATGATAAGATCAGCACGGTAACACAAGGTTTTACCACGACCTATGAAAACAGCCTCAGTGCCGAAATGGACGGTATTGAGACTGAACTTTCCTTTGATCTTGGTGCCCCCCTGGAATGGAACCGGACAATCTCCTTCTATGTCAACTCCACCTCCATCCTGAAGGCGGAAGAGGAGCAACCTGGCGGAACCATGAAAGATATTCACAATGTGGCAGATTATACAATCAACTACGGAATTCTTTACGATGACGGTATATTCGACGGAAAACTGCATTTCCGCAGCCAGGGTAAGATGAAGGATACGGACTGGAATGCACCCGGATATCCGGAAACAGAATATCCATCATTTACCGTGGTTGATCTGGTTCTCGGTACCACCATCAGGGACCACCACAGGCTCTCCTTGAAAATTGACAACATGTTTGACAAGGATTACTACGAGAAAAAAGGGTTCCCTAAACCTGGTCGGGCCTTCTACCTGAGTTACACCTATTCATTCTGA
- a CDS encoding ABC transporter substrate-binding protein, with translation MKPAHLQIFSRILLPAILVIVSFSTFAIAGYPRRIVSLGPINTENVYLLGAGNRLVGNTEYCIRPEAAKKLPKIGSVMQISIEKILSLHPDIVLATALTPPRQIEKLQKLHIRVVHFQQPASFSEICQQFLELGKILGLTEQAEHIIAEAKSEVRTIGRQVAPHKKTTVFLQVGTSPLFGSVEKSFTNDFIHLAGGKNILAGKSSGATSYERIISADPEVIIVAIMGSESGLAGEEMKKWFHIPILQAAEKKRIHIIDPDLVCSPSPMTFVRTLKLIATLLHPEVFPEKRPD, from the coding sequence ATGAAACCTGCACATCTGCAAATATTTTCAAGGATTCTGCTTCCGGCAATCCTGGTCATTGTCTCTTTCTCCACCTTCGCAATTGCAGGTTATCCCCGGAGAATTGTCTCTCTGGGACCAATCAACACCGAAAATGTCTACCTGCTCGGAGCTGGAAACCGGCTTGTAGGCAATACTGAATACTGTATTCGACCAGAAGCTGCAAAAAAACTGCCTAAAATCGGTTCAGTGATGCAGATTTCCATTGAAAAGATCCTCAGTCTGCATCCGGATATCGTCCTGGCAACAGCGCTGACTCCACCACGTCAGATAGAAAAACTGCAAAAACTCCATATCCGGGTGGTTCATTTTCAACAACCGGCATCTTTTTCCGAAATCTGTCAGCAATTTCTTGAACTCGGGAAAATTCTGGGTCTTACAGAGCAGGCGGAACATATTATTGCCGAGGCAAAATCAGAGGTCAGAACAATCGGGCGTCAGGTCGCTCCTCATAAGAAAACCACCGTGTTTCTCCAGGTCGGCACCTCTCCGCTCTTCGGCTCTGTCGAAAAATCATTTACCAATGATTTCATCCATCTGGCAGGAGGGAAAAATATTCTGGCAGGTAAATCCTCAGGTGCCACCAGTTATGAACGAATCATCAGTGCTGATCCGGAGGTTATTATTGTAGCGATCATGGGCTCGGAAAGCGGGCTTGCCGGAGAGGAAATGAAAAAATGGTTTCATATTCCCATCCTTCAGGCAGCAGAGAAAAAACGGATCCATATTATCGACCCAGATCTCGTCTGCAGTCCTTCCCCAATGACGTTTGTCAGAACCTTGAAACTCATTGCGACACTCCTTCATCCTGAAGTTTTTCCAGAAAAAAGGCCTGACTGA
- a CDS encoding methyl-accepting chemotaxis protein, with protein sequence MTVKKKMVLLSLTLVVLLLITGMLQFRSISRISANWEEYQQTALKRQVQLTEIKSQFGYGGFIHNFKNHVLRGAGKYADRFKKNKEKMDKAFTVYRGMDLSPEEQKALRAVEAVADQYAKAVDVSIAMHQQGKTATEIDKAVKIDDSPAFKGFAVLDKYVRALEKSTGEQLNKKIGAIYVLMLVSGAVLVIFFILFSLVLTGVGKRFVRLHRAIVEIGKGNLSVPIDIEGSDEFSSIGRALAEMSVKLKDVIQRIHEQANVLSDSSQSLSGISADLSKGTREAAEQADSVAAATEEMSGNMNSVAAASEQASANVGLVSDAIDEILTSVEQEAKQTDKAKEVTRHAVSLAASSSEKVDALGTAATEISKVTEVITEISEQTNLLALNATIEAARAGEAGKGFAVVANEIKELAKQTAEATGEIKNKIASIQNSTNETVEEIRQISSVIGEVDVIVSEIAMAVEEQSATSGEISQNVSQAAEGIMEVNEKVSQSSTVSSEIASNISETSEVVSRLSGSGEEIRNMAGHLSEQVSALKELTRKFQGGKQK encoded by the coding sequence ATGACTGTCAAGAAAAAAATGGTGTTGCTTTCACTGACACTGGTTGTACTGCTGCTTATCACCGGGATGCTTCAGTTTCGTTCAATTTCAAGAATATCGGCCAACTGGGAAGAGTATCAGCAGACGGCGTTGAAACGACAGGTGCAGCTTACCGAGATAAAGAGCCAGTTCGGTTACGGGGGATTTATTCATAATTTCAAGAACCATGTATTGCGTGGTGCCGGCAAATACGCGGACAGGTTTAAAAAGAACAAGGAAAAGATGGACAAGGCTTTTACTGTTTACAGGGGAATGGATCTCTCCCCTGAGGAACAAAAGGCCCTTAGGGCAGTTGAAGCGGTGGCGGACCAGTATGCAAAGGCTGTTGATGTTTCCATTGCCATGCATCAGCAGGGAAAGACAGCTACCGAAATTGACAAAGCGGTGAAGATTGATGATTCTCCAGCATTCAAGGGATTTGCCGTGCTTGATAAATATGTTCGAGCCCTTGAGAAATCAACGGGAGAACAGTTGAATAAAAAGATCGGAGCGATTTATGTTTTAATGCTTGTTTCCGGGGCAGTCCTGGTCATTTTCTTTATACTTTTTTCCCTGGTGTTGACCGGCGTAGGGAAACGGTTTGTCAGGCTGCATCGCGCCATTGTGGAGATAGGTAAAGGTAATTTATCCGTGCCTATAGACATTGAGGGCAGTGATGAATTTTCTTCCATCGGCAGGGCGCTTGCCGAAATGTCTGTAAAACTGAAGGATGTGATCCAGAGGATTCATGAGCAGGCCAATGTTCTCAGTGATTCGTCGCAGTCCCTGTCCGGAATTTCCGCAGATCTTTCCAAAGGAACCAGGGAGGCGGCTGAACAGGCGGACAGTGTCGCTGCAGCAACAGAAGAAATGAGTGGAAATATGAATTCGGTGGCTGCTGCCAGTGAACAGGCTTCTGCCAATGTCGGCTTGGTTTCCGATGCAATAGATGAAATTTTGACTTCGGTGGAACAGGAGGCAAAACAGACGGATAAGGCCAAGGAGGTTACCCGTCATGCCGTGAGTCTGGCGGCAAGTTCGTCTGAAAAGGTTGATGCTCTTGGAACTGCGGCTACTGAGATATCCAAGGTTACGGAAGTGATCACAGAGATATCCGAACAGACCAATCTGCTGGCTCTGAATGCTACCATAGAGGCAGCAAGAGCCGGGGAAGCCGGAAAGGGATTTGCCGTAGTTGCCAATGAAATCAAGGAACTGGCAAAGCAGACTGCCGAGGCTACCGGGGAAATCAAAAACAAGATTGCTTCGATCCAGAATTCAACCAATGAGACTGTTGAGGAGATCAGGCAGATCAGTAGTGTTATTGGAGAAGTGGATGTCATTGTCAGTGAAATAGCCATGGCGGTGGAGGAACAGAGCGCCACTTCCGGTGAAATTTCACAGAATGTCTCCCAGGCGGCGGAAGGGATTATGGAGGTGAATGAAAAAGTCTCCCAGAGTTCCACCGTTTCTTCTGAAATTGCCAGCAATATCTCAGAAACCAGTGAAGTCGTTTCCAGGCTTTCCGGAAGCGGAGAAGAGATCAGAAATATGGCAGGGCACCTGTCAGAGCAGGTGTCGGCCTTGAAAGAATTGACCCGGAAGTTTCAGGGTGGAAAACAGAAGTGA
- a CDS encoding ATP-binding protein gives MKPANIKIKYKILIHIVIILGVVSVSLISTTIYHSKKAGQSILESVSTRMRDLQELSSFEFEKAKNIARRGVVEVSGLEAIDSITAIALQNQKEFYDVVAHEVIAAGKAVSTTLDEQSRVINNNLDKVVLDSTHSIYEITKAGQKSRKLMSNLAIINVDSLKEITTQSLERFGRTREYYDREFNVLGTAVERSIDQVLIKFLLSMEKKVEGREKNEDIMIRELEKLKKEIISSQEKFYLEMLQDIDLQKRILVEESALVADKVNWASNRELENSSVTQFNEAGRIAGNLTRTLVTLRKNIAASSVQVKTTIDVLRKTLPQYLKEKDKATNRKIKREIISTRMAVDRAKKKVAGEIDENTGKALNLFGTKIMASQQIIGKTLTDSLQKMTTFSLLITAVCTILAVAVSFFMIRSLTEPISRVLRFAEKMAEGHLDERLPEGPDEMGEMGRALNAMARELRKLEEETLNAFNQTLDQIHDCVFMFEPDTYSFIFVNQGVVDLLGYSREEMMDMSPFDIDADLKSTSETLWKNLDYLIKDKSGVYEFSTHLKTCSGENIPVEVSIKYILPPKGEPRFVAIVHDMTDRINKRKENNMLQAKLLQKEKLESVGRLAAGIAHEINTPIQFVATNIEFLGEAHGDVGSLIEGIEHIAMHCGPEAEEKFKEVLENADWEFLQEEIPAAIVQSREGIDRVSSIVMAMKEFSHPGSREKATADLNKLIETSLTVTRNEWKYHAEIIKNLAEDLKMVPLIVDEMGQVILNLIVNAANAIEERNSDTGNGEKGVIEITTRNIESGIECVIRDNGIGIPEDIINRIFDPFFTTKEVGKGSGQGLAICHDVISKKHNGSIEVKSRPGEGTVFTIQLPDK, from the coding sequence ATGAAACCGGCAAACATAAAGATTAAATATAAAATACTGATACATATTGTCATTATTCTTGGTGTAGTCAGTGTTTCTCTTATTTCGACCACAATTTATCATAGCAAAAAGGCAGGGCAGTCCATTCTTGAAAGTGTGTCCACAAGAATGAGGGATTTACAGGAACTCAGCTCCTTTGAGTTTGAAAAGGCTAAAAATATAGCCAGAAGAGGAGTTGTGGAGGTAAGCGGACTGGAGGCCATTGATTCGATCACAGCAATAGCTCTTCAGAACCAGAAAGAATTTTATGATGTCGTTGCCCACGAAGTTATTGCCGCCGGCAAAGCGGTTTCAACCACGCTGGATGAACAGAGCCGGGTAATTAATAATAATCTGGATAAAGTTGTGCTGGATTCGACACATTCCATCTATGAAATTACAAAAGCCGGACAGAAATCCAGGAAGCTGATGTCGAATCTTGCGATTATCAATGTGGATTCTTTAAAGGAAATAACGACCCAGAGTCTGGAACGGTTTGGCAGAACCCGGGAATACTATGATCGTGAATTTAATGTACTCGGTACAGCTGTGGAGAGGAGTATAGACCAGGTTCTGATAAAATTTCTACTTTCCATGGAAAAAAAGGTTGAAGGCAGAGAGAAGAACGAAGATATCATGATTCGTGAGCTGGAAAAGTTGAAAAAGGAGATTATTTCCAGTCAGGAAAAATTCTATCTGGAGATGCTGCAGGATATTGATCTTCAGAAAAGGATCCTTGTGGAAGAATCTGCCCTTGTGGCTGATAAAGTCAACTGGGCCAGTAACAGGGAGTTGGAGAACAGCTCGGTAACCCAGTTTAATGAAGCCGGCAGGATTGCCGGTAACCTTACCCGAACCCTGGTTACTTTAAGGAAAAACATAGCTGCTTCTTCCGTCCAGGTCAAGACTACCATTGATGTTCTCAGAAAAACTCTTCCGCAATACTTGAAAGAAAAGGACAAAGCAACAAATAGGAAGATCAAAAGAGAAATTATTTCCACCCGGATGGCCGTGGACAGGGCTAAAAAGAAGGTTGCCGGGGAAATTGATGAAAATACAGGGAAGGCTCTCAACCTGTTTGGAACAAAAATAATGGCTTCCCAGCAGATTATCGGGAAAACATTGACGGATTCCCTGCAGAAAATGACCACATTCAGTCTGTTGATTACCGCAGTCTGCACAATATTGGCTGTTGCCGTCAGTTTCTTTATGATCAGAAGCCTGACTGAACCTATTTCAAGGGTACTTCGCTTTGCGGAAAAGATGGCTGAGGGACATCTGGATGAGCGGTTGCCTGAAGGTCCTGATGAGATGGGGGAAATGGGCAGGGCCTTGAACGCCATGGCAAGGGAACTGAGGAAACTGGAGGAAGAAACATTGAATGCTTTTAATCAGACTCTGGATCAGATCCATGACTGTGTTTTTATGTTTGAACCGGATACGTACAGTTTTATCTTTGTCAATCAGGGTGTAGTAGATCTTCTCGGGTATTCAAGAGAAGAAATGATGGACATGTCTCCATTTGACATTGATGCTGATCTGAAATCGACTTCTGAAACCTTATGGAAGAACCTTGACTACCTTATAAAAGATAAAAGCGGTGTGTATGAATTCTCCACACATCTCAAGACCTGTTCCGGTGAAAACATCCCTGTTGAGGTGTCTATCAAATATATACTTCCACCAAAAGGTGAACCACGATTTGTCGCCATTGTTCACGACATGACCGATAGAATAAATAAACGTAAGGAAAACAACATGTTGCAGGCAAAACTTCTCCAGAAAGAAAAACTTGAATCAGTCGGTCGTCTGGCAGCAGGTATTGCCCATGAGATCAATACACCCATTCAGTTTGTGGCCACAAATATTGAATTTCTTGGAGAAGCCCATGGGGATGTGGGCAGTCTTATAGAAGGTATTGAGCATATTGCAATGCATTGCGGGCCGGAGGCGGAGGAAAAATTTAAAGAGGTTCTGGAAAATGCGGACTGGGAGTTTCTGCAGGAGGAGATACCGGCGGCCATTGTCCAGTCCCGTGAAGGGATTGACAGGGTTTCATCGATTGTTATGGCAATGAAGGAATTTTCTCATCCCGGTTCGCGGGAGAAGGCTACAGCCGACTTGAACAAATTGATTGAAACCTCGTTGACTGTGACAAGGAATGAATGGAAATACCATGCAGAAATAATTAAAAACCTGGCTGAAGATCTTAAGATGGTACCTCTTATTGTCGATGAGATGGGGCAGGTAATTCTGAACCTGATTGTCAATGCCGCAAATGCTATCGAAGAGCGCAACAGTGACACAGGGAATGGGGAAAAAGGTGTTATCGAGATCACCACAAGAAATATTGAGTCCGGAATTGAATGTGTTATACGGGATAATGGTATCGGTATTCCTGAAGATATTATCAACCGAATATTTGATCCGTTTTTTACCACCAAGGAGGTGGGGAAAGGGAGTGGCCAGGGTTTGGCTATCTGTCATGATGTCATATCCAAAAAACACAATGGTTCAATAGAAGTCAAATCCAGACCGGGAGAAGGAACCGTTTTTACGATTCAATTGCCTGACAAATAA